The Akkermansia muciniphila genome includes the window TACCGTCAGGCCGTCATCACCGCATAGAATGGTGAAATCTTCAGGAACCACCTGCATGAGCTGATTCACACGGTCCACGCTGCCGCCGGCCTCTTTCACGCAGATGATATGCGGGCAGTCCTTTGCCAGCCGGCCAACCGTCTCCACACTGATCTCAATGCCGCAGCGGCCGGGAATGCTGTAAAGCATGATCGGGAGCCTCGTAGCGTCCGCAATGGCCTTGAAATGGGCATAAACGCCATCCTGGGAAGGCTTGTTGTAATAAGGGCACACCTGAAGCGTACCATCCACGCCCATCTTCTCCGCTTCCTGCGTCATGTGGATGGCCTCTGCGGTGGCATTGGCCCCTGTACCGGCAATTACCTGGATGCGGCCCGCAGCGTACTTGACGGCCAGTTCAATCACCCTCAAGTGCTCTTTTACAGTCAAGGTGGGGGATTCTCCCGTGGTGCCGACAGCCACAATACCGGCCACGCCGGCAGCAACCTGGGCTTCCACAAGCATTCTAAAAGCCTCTTCATCGACACGACCGCCGATAAAAGGAGTCACAATTGCTGTATAAAGACCTTGAAACTTCATAACTTTACTTGGGGGCATACTATCTTAACAGACACTTTTTGTCACGACAGAATACAGAAATATGGCACGCCTGTCAGGCATCCAAAAACACCGTCCGTGAACAGGCGGAACAAAATTCCAGGTAGGACTTGAGAAAGAAGAGGGGCGTTTCCGGACGGAAGCCGTGCCTCCAGGCTGCCCTT containing:
- the dapA gene encoding 4-hydroxy-tetrahydrodipicolinate synthase; this translates as MKFQGLYTAIVTPFIGGRVDEEAFRMLVEAQVAAGVAGIVAVGTTGESPTLTVKEHLRVIELAVKYAAGRIQVIAGTGANATAEAIHMTQEAEKMGVDGTLQVCPYYNKPSQDGVYAHFKAIADATRLPIMLYSIPGRCGIEISVETVGRLAKDCPHIICVKEAGGSVDRVNQLMQVVPEDFTILCGDDGLTVPFMACGASGLVSVTSNLVPGIMNSIVKAGLDRNMGEMLSLQKTFYPLMKGLMTLDSNPVPIKAALALRGDIQPGVRLPLVPLPEEKEAQLSALLQRFNVL